The Dromaius novaehollandiae isolate bDroNov1 chromosome 5, bDroNov1.hap1, whole genome shotgun sequence genome window below encodes:
- the FOS gene encoding protein c-Fos — protein sequence MMYQGFTGDYEAPSSRCSSASPAGDSLTYYPSPADSFSSMGSPVNPQDFCADLAVSSASFVPTVTAISTSPDLQWLVQPTLISSVAPSQSRSHPYGVAAPAGAYPRPAALKVPGARGQSIGRRGKVEQLSPEEEEKRRIRRERNKMAAAKCRNRRRELTDTLQAETDQLEEEKSALQAEIANLLKEKEKLEFILAAHRPACKMPEELRFSEELAAATVLDLGAPSPPAAEEAAFALPLLAEAPTAAPPKESSGGGLELKAEPFDELLFATGPREASRSVPDMDLPGASSFYVSDWEPLGAGTSGELEPLCTPVVTCTPCPSTYTSTFVFTYPEADAFPSCAAAHRKGSSSNEPSSDSLSSPTLLAL from the exons ATGATGTACCAGGGCTTCACCGGGGACTACGAGGCGCCTTCCTCCCGCTGCAGCAGCGCTTCTCCGGCCGGGGACAGCCTCACCTACTACCCGTCCCCGGCGGACTCCTTCTCCAGCATGGGCTCTCCTGTCAACCCGCAG GACTTCTGCGCCGACCTGGCGGTGTCCAGCGCCAGCTTCGTGCCCACGGTGACGGCCATCTCCACCAGCCCCGACCTGCAGTGGCTGGTGCAGCCCACCCTCATCTCCTCGGTGGCCCCCTCGCAGAGCCGCAGCCATCCCTACGGCGTCGCAGCGCCCGCCGGCGCCTACCCCCGTCCTGCCGCGCTCAAGGTGCCGGGAGCCCGCGGGCAGAGCATCGGCCGCAGGGGCAAAGtggagcag ctgtccccggaggaggaggagaagaggaggatcCGCCGGGAAAGGAACAAGATGGCAGCGGCCAAGTGCCGCAACCGGCGGCGGGAGCTCACCGATACGCTGCAGGCG GAGACAGaccagctggaggaggagaaatctGCGCTACAGGCAGAGATAGCCAACCtgctgaaggagaaggagaagctggagTTCATCCTGGCGGCCCACCGACCTGCCTGCAAGATGCCTGAGGAGCTGCGCTTCTCCGAGGAGCTGGCGGCCGCCACTGTGCTGGACTTAggtgcccccagccctcctgctgcCGAGGAGGCCGCCTTTGCCCTGCCGCTGCTGGCTGAGGCCCCAACGGCTGCACCACCGAAGGAGAGCAGCGGCGGTGGGCTGGAGCTCAAGGCTGAGCCCTTTGATGAGCTGCTCTTTGCCACAGGGCCGCGGGAGGCCTCCCGCTCGGTGCCTGACATGGACCTGCCTGGGGCCTCCTCCTTCTACGTGTCAGACTGGGAGCCGCTGGGCGCCGGGACCAGCGGGGAGCTGGAGCCCCTCTGCACCCCTGTGGTgacctgcaccccctgccccagcacctACACCTCCACCTTTGTCTTCACCTACCCGGAGGCGGACGCCTTCCCCAGCTGTGCCGCCGCACACcggaagggcagcagcagcaacgaGCCCTCGTCTGACTCGCTCAGCTCCCCCACCCTGCTGGCCTTGTGA